The Paenibacillus tianjinensis genome has a window encoding:
- a CDS encoding tRNA dihydrouridine synthase, whose protein sequence is MEPNFWMDLPKPFFILAPMEDVTDIVFRQVIREAATPDVFFTEFTSTEHYCHPVGKENVGGRLMFTDEEQPIVAHIWGNKPALFEQMSVDMKKLGFRGIDINMGCPAQNAASSGKGAGLIRHPELAAEIIQAAKAGGLPVSVKTRLGYSKIDEWRDWLGHLLKQDIANLSIHLRTKKEKSRVAAHWELIPEIKKLRDEIAPHTLLTINGDIPDRATGLKIAEQHGVDGIMIGRGIFTNPFAFEKEPKEHSAKDFLNLLLLQLDLHDKYSTETLPRSFKPLLRYFKIYTRGFKGADELRNQLMDTTSTDEVRRLVQPLLDQVLD, encoded by the coding sequence ATGGAACCGAATTTTTGGATGGATTTACCGAAGCCGTTTTTTATATTAGCTCCAATGGAAGATGTCACAGATATTGTATTTCGTCAGGTCATTAGAGAAGCTGCAACACCTGACGTATTCTTCACGGAATTCACAAGTACAGAACATTATTGTCACCCTGTTGGAAAAGAAAATGTAGGTGGCCGATTAATGTTTACAGATGAGGAGCAACCGATTGTCGCTCATATTTGGGGCAATAAACCGGCACTTTTTGAACAGATGAGTGTGGATATGAAAAAACTTGGTTTTCGTGGGATCGATATAAACATGGGATGCCCGGCACAAAACGCCGCATCCAGTGGAAAAGGGGCTGGATTAATCCGCCATCCTGAACTTGCAGCAGAAATTATTCAAGCAGCCAAAGCAGGTGGATTACCGGTTAGTGTTAAAACAAGATTGGGTTACTCTAAAATTGACGAGTGGCGCGATTGGTTAGGACATCTATTGAAACAAGATATTGCGAACCTTTCCATTCACCTTCGTACAAAAAAAGAGAAGAGCAGAGTAGCTGCACACTGGGAACTGATTCCTGAAATCAAAAAATTGCGCGATGAAATTGCTCCACATACGTTGTTAACCATTAATGGAGATATTCCGGACCGCGCAACAGGATTAAAGATAGCCGAACAACACGGCGTTGATGGTATCATGATTGGCCGCGGTATTTTCACCAATCCCTTTGCATTTGAAAAAGAACCTAAAGAACATAGCGCGAAGGATTTTCTCAATTTACTTCTGCTACAGTTGGATCTGCACGATAAATATTCAACAGAAACCCTGCCGCGTTCATTTAAGCCACTTCTTCGCTATTTCAAAATCTATACTCGTGGATTTAAAGGTGCAGACGAACTAAGAAACCAATTAATGGATACCACGTCAACAGACGAAGTTCGTCGTTTAGTACAACCTCTTTTAGACCAAGTATTAGATTGA
- a CDS encoding ArsR/SmtB family transcription factor, with translation MNATVMSALAEPNRLQMVELLRGHPLTVGEIARQLQIRQPQASKHLRVLSEAGIVESKVDANRRIYSLCPAPFRELDDWLQNYRVLWEDRLDRLDDYLETLGKRLPTEQQD, from the coding sequence ATGAATGCAACGGTTATGAGTGCCTTGGCCGAACCTAACCGCCTGCAGATGGTTGAACTGCTGCGCGGGCATCCGCTCACTGTAGGAGAAATCGCCCGGCAGCTGCAGATTCGGCAGCCCCAAGCCTCTAAGCATTTGCGGGTTCTAAGCGAGGCCGGAATCGTGGAGTCCAAGGTCGATGCTAACCGCAGAATCTACAGTCTGTGCCCGGCTCCTTTCCGGGAACTGGACGATTGGCTGCAGAACTACCGTGTACTATGGGAGGACAGATTGGACCGCCTGGATGATTACTTAGAGACGCTGGGAAAGAGATTGCCGACTGAGCAGCAAGACTAG
- the tatA gene encoding twin-arginine translocase TatA/TatE family subunit: MNGIGAPGIILLVILALLLFGPNKLPELGRAVGRTFREFKDGAREIISEPEPAKRSEAPVPPAPQKLAAELPQDRRLPE, encoded by the coding sequence CTGAATGGTATTGGTGCTCCCGGAATTATATTACTGGTTATCCTGGCGCTGCTGCTCTTTGGTCCGAACAAGCTTCCTGAGCTTGGGCGTGCAGTCGGACGCACCTTCCGTGAGTTCAAGGACGGGGCACGTGAGATTATCAGCGAGCCGGAACCGGCAAAGCGCAGTGAAGCGCCTGTTCCGCCGGCCCCGCAGAAATTAGCTGCAGAACTTCCGCAGGACCGGCGTCTTCCGGAATAA
- the groES gene encoding co-chaperone GroES, producing the protein MIKPLGERVLVEPSEQQETTSFGIVLPDSSKEKPQEGKIIAVGSGALKDGVRVPLEVKEGDRVIFSKYAGTEIKYEGKEYLIMKESDIHAILD; encoded by the coding sequence ATGATCAAACCACTAGGTGAACGCGTATTGGTAGAACCAAGCGAGCAACAGGAAACCACTTCTTTCGGTATCGTGCTTCCGGACTCTTCCAAAGAGAAACCGCAGGAAGGCAAAATTATCGCAGTTGGCAGCGGAGCTCTGAAAGACGGAGTACGTGTACCGCTGGAAGTTAAAGAAGGCGACCGCGTGATCTTCTCGAAATATGCCGGAACCGAAATCAAATACGAAGGCAAAGAATATCTGATTATGAAGGAAAGCGACATTCACGCGATTCTTGACTAA
- a CDS encoding M20 family metallopeptidase — protein sequence MDKTAKISAAIEHRRDSFITLSNTLWEMAETAFEEHQSAEAICQALEQEGFTVERQVAGLQTGFVGSYGSGQPVVAILGEFDALPGLSQLQGLARPEAAEPGGNGHGCGHNLLGTGSLAAAVAVKDYMESTGLQGTVRYYGCPAEESGSGKAYMVREGLFSDVDLALSWHPYTATLVQHLSSLANYAVKFKFYGKSAHAAAAPHLGRSALDAVELMNVGVNYLREHMIPEARVHYAVTNAGGSSANVVQAYAEVSYLIRSPKQQQVVELYNRIHDVAKGAALMTGTVMETQFEGAAANLIPNRTLAEVMHANLTAIGIPAYDAAEWQYAADIRATLSPEERDAALYGMDPLTVMKLKDKAIADVIIPLYPVEPTMPGSTDVADVSWVVPTVQCMTACWAMGTALHTWQVVAQGTMPIAHKGMLQAAKVIAGTAIEAMENPQIITAAKAEQTERLQGQSYISMIPALQLPPCLSWLCPQ from the coding sequence ATGGATAAAACAGCTAAAATCTCTGCGGCGATTGAACATAGACGGGATTCTTTCATTACGCTAAGCAATACACTTTGGGAGATGGCGGAGACTGCATTCGAAGAACATCAGTCGGCCGAAGCGATCTGCCAGGCGCTTGAACAAGAAGGCTTTACCGTGGAACGGCAGGTTGCAGGGCTGCAGACGGGATTTGTCGGCAGTTACGGAAGCGGCCAGCCGGTGGTGGCGATTCTGGGCGAATTTGATGCTTTGCCAGGGCTCAGCCAGTTGCAGGGACTTGCCCGCCCGGAGGCGGCCGAGCCCGGCGGGAACGGGCATGGCTGTGGACATAATCTGCTGGGAACTGGATCCTTAGCAGCGGCAGTAGCAGTTAAAGATTACATGGAAAGCACGGGACTTCAAGGCACGGTACGGTATTACGGCTGCCCGGCAGAGGAGAGCGGCTCCGGCAAAGCCTATATGGTACGTGAAGGGCTGTTCAGCGATGTTGATCTGGCGTTAAGCTGGCATCCATATACAGCGACACTTGTACAGCATTTAAGTTCGCTGGCGAACTATGCGGTGAAGTTCAAGTTTTACGGTAAAAGTGCACATGCTGCAGCAGCCCCGCATCTCGGACGCAGTGCACTCGATGCCGTTGAGCTGATGAATGTAGGCGTCAACTATTTAAGAGAACATATGATTCCAGAGGCCCGGGTGCATTATGCGGTTACGAATGCGGGCGGCTCTTCGGCCAATGTAGTCCAGGCCTACGCGGAAGTATCCTATTTGATCCGCTCACCCAAGCAGCAGCAGGTCGTCGAGCTGTACAACCGTATCCATGATGTTGCCAAAGGTGCAGCGCTGATGACGGGAACGGTGATGGAGACCCAATTCGAGGGGGCGGCAGCGAATCTGATTCCTAACAGAACACTGGCTGAGGTGATGCATGCCAACCTGACCGCAATCGGCATTCCCGCTTATGATGCAGCCGAGTGGCAGTATGCTGCTGACATCCGCGCGACCTTGTCGCCTGAGGAAAGGGATGCTGCTCTATATGGGATGGACCCGCTGACGGTGATGAAACTGAAAGACAAGGCGATCGCCGATGTTATCATTCCTCTATATCCGGTTGAACCAACCATGCCGGGGTCGACAGATGTGGCGGATGTCAGCTGGGTCGTTCCGACAGTCCAGTGCATGACTGCTTGCTGGGCGATGGGTACGGCCTTGCATACGTGGCAGGTTGTGGCGCAGGGAACGATGCCGATTGCCCACAAGGGAATGCTTCAGGCGGCTAAAGTTATTGCCGGTACAGCAATTGAAGCGATGGAGAATCCGCAGATCATTACCGCAGCAAAAGCCGAACAAACGGAAAGGCTGCAGGGCCAATCTTATATCTCAATGATTCCGGCCTTACAGCTGCCGCCGTGCCTATCATGGCTCTGTCCGCAGTGA
- the groL gene encoding chaperonin GroEL (60 kDa chaperone family; promotes refolding of misfolded polypeptides especially under stressful conditions; forms two stacked rings of heptamers to form a barrel-shaped 14mer; ends can be capped by GroES; misfolded proteins enter the barrel where they are refolded when GroES binds), with amino-acid sequence MAKEIKFSEDARRSMLRGVDALANAVKVTLGPKGRNVVLEKKFGSPLITNDGVTIAKEIELEDAFENMGAQLVKEVATKTNDVAGDGTTTATVLAQAMIREGLKNVTAGANPMVIRKGIDKAVKAAVAELQKIAKPIEDSQAIAQVAAISAADDEVGQLIAEAMEKVGKDGVITVEESRGFLTELEVVEGMQFDRGYISPYMITDTDKMEAVLDNPYILITDKKISSTQEILPLLEKIVQQARPLVIIAEDIEGEAQAMLIVNKLRGTFNAVAVKAPGFGDRREAMLQDIAALTGGQVITEKLGLDLKSTSIEQLGNARQVRVTKENTTIVDGSGDKADINARVSQIRSQLEETTSEFDKEKLQERLAKLAGGVAVVKVGAATETELKERKLRIEDALNATRAAVEEGIVSGGGTALVNVYNAVAAVDVTGDERTGVNIVLRALEEPIRTIAANAGEEGSVIVDRLKKETVGVGYNAATGEWVNMFEAGIVDPAKVTRSALQNAASVAAMFLTTEAVIADKPEPEKGGGMPDMGGMGGMGGMM; translated from the coding sequence ATGGCAAAAGAAATTAAATTCAGTGAAGACGCCCGCCGCTCGATGCTTCGCGGGGTTGATGCTTTGGCAAACGCAGTAAAAGTTACACTGGGTCCTAAAGGCCGCAACGTGGTGCTTGAGAAGAAATTCGGCAGCCCGCTGATCACTAACGACGGCGTTACCATCGCCAAAGAAATCGAACTCGAAGATGCATTCGAGAACATGGGCGCACAGCTCGTTAAAGAAGTAGCTACTAAGACTAACGATGTAGCCGGTGACGGTACTACAACTGCAACGGTTCTGGCACAGGCCATGATCCGCGAAGGTCTGAAGAACGTAACTGCAGGCGCTAACCCTATGGTTATCCGTAAAGGGATCGACAAAGCGGTTAAAGCTGCTGTTGCTGAGCTGCAGAAGATTGCTAAGCCAATCGAAGATTCCCAAGCTATCGCTCAGGTAGCAGCGATCTCCGCTGCTGACGACGAAGTGGGCCAGCTGATTGCTGAAGCTATGGAAAAAGTGGGCAAAGACGGCGTTATCACCGTTGAAGAATCCCGCGGATTCCTGACTGAGCTTGAAGTGGTTGAAGGTATGCAGTTTGACCGCGGCTACATTTCCCCGTACATGATTACTGACACGGACAAAATGGAAGCTGTTCTGGACAACCCGTACATCCTGATCACTGACAAGAAGATCAGCAGCACGCAGGAAATTCTTCCGCTGCTTGAGAAGATTGTACAGCAGGCCCGTCCGCTCGTGATCATCGCTGAAGATATCGAAGGTGAAGCACAAGCTATGCTGATCGTGAACAAACTGCGCGGAACCTTCAACGCTGTTGCTGTTAAAGCCCCTGGCTTTGGCGACCGCCGCGAAGCAATGCTGCAGGACATCGCTGCTCTGACAGGCGGCCAGGTGATTACTGAGAAGCTCGGTCTTGACCTGAAGAGCACTTCCATCGAACAACTGGGTAACGCCCGCCAAGTGCGCGTAACCAAAGAAAATACTACGATCGTAGACGGCAGCGGCGACAAAGCGGACATCAATGCACGCGTAAGCCAAATCCGTTCCCAGCTGGAAGAAACCACTTCCGAGTTCGACAAAGAAAAACTGCAGGAGCGTCTGGCTAAACTGGCTGGCGGCGTAGCCGTTGTCAAAGTCGGCGCAGCAACTGAAACAGAATTGAAAGAGCGCAAACTGCGCATCGAAGACGCCCTGAACGCAACCCGCGCTGCGGTTGAAGAAGGTATCGTATCCGGTGGGGGTACAGCTCTTGTGAACGTATATAACGCTGTAGCAGCGGTAGATGTTACCGGCGACGAAAGAACCGGCGTAAACATCGTGCTGCGTGCTCTGGAAGAGCCAATCCGCACGATTGCTGCGAATGCCGGTGAAGAAGGTTCCGTTATCGTGGACCGCTTGAAGAAAGAAACGGTTGGTGTAGGCTACAACGCGGCAACCGGCGAATGGGTGAACATGTTCGAAGCAGGGATCGTTGACCCTGCCAAGGTAACACGCTCCGCGCTGCAAAATGCAGCTTCCGTAGCGGCAATGTTCCTGACCACTGAAGCTGTCATCGCTGACAAGCCAGAGCCTGAAAAAGGCGGCGGCATGCCGGATATGGGCGGCATGGGCGGTATGGGCGGCATGATGTAA
- a CDS encoding helix-turn-helix domain-containing protein, with protein sequence MYRVGIVGPAGSVERIVSLAQMLKQEIEFVSFVYEEPRETEQIIRQHDREVDSWLCSGPIPYAFALTALGSAERVEYIWVTESAFYKSLLDLVYTQGRLAKRISIDMPENDGLVDRALKQIENAGLELHTKTYELDADTEELLSFHLTLWQEGRTEGAITCFPSVAAALKTAGVQTFTVSPSSLEIIQSLRLFAEKVRTSYFKDTQIGVEIIEVENFDRVAQKLNTSYQLQYLELKLKEELIKLCERLDGSFLEKGGGRYVIFSTRGAIERELKLLSDTVDYLAAKTDTSVAVGIGFGETVFAAETNAHTALRQSKEKTDKRIVIIQEDGVIVESADQDDKLVYSFRTNDQEIMAKLKTSGISVKTFNKVVALVRRMGWESFTAKDLAVQLQMTERNARRIMTELSEAGLVDSAGEEAPGVRGRPIKIYRFK encoded by the coding sequence ATGTATAGAGTGGGGATTGTCGGGCCGGCAGGTTCGGTCGAACGGATAGTCAGCTTGGCACAAATGTTGAAACAGGAAATAGAGTTCGTATCCTTCGTTTACGAGGAGCCTCGGGAGACGGAGCAGATTATCCGGCAGCACGACCGTGAGGTGGATTCATGGCTTTGCTCTGGTCCGATCCCTTATGCTTTTGCGCTGACAGCGCTGGGTTCGGCTGAACGTGTGGAGTATATTTGGGTGACGGAATCCGCCTTCTATAAAAGCCTGCTGGATCTGGTTTATACTCAGGGCCGGCTGGCAAAGCGGATCAGCATTGATATGCCGGAGAATGATGGACTGGTAGACCGTGCGCTGAAGCAAATCGAAAATGCGGGGCTGGAACTGCATACGAAAACTTACGAGCTTGATGCAGATACGGAAGAGTTACTAAGCTTTCATCTCACGCTGTGGCAAGAGGGCAGGACCGAAGGAGCGATTACTTGCTTTCCGAGTGTTGCAGCAGCGCTGAAGACGGCAGGGGTTCAGACTTTTACCGTCTCACCCAGCAGTCTGGAAATTATCCAGTCGCTCCGGCTCTTTGCAGAGAAGGTCAGAACCTCATACTTCAAGGATACACAGATTGGTGTGGAAATCATTGAAGTGGAGAATTTCGACCGTGTCGCGCAAAAGCTGAATACTTCCTATCAATTGCAGTATCTGGAGCTGAAGCTGAAGGAAGAGCTGATCAAGCTCTGTGAGAGGCTGGACGGTTCTTTCCTGGAAAAGGGCGGTGGAAGGTATGTCATCTTCAGTACACGCGGGGCAATTGAACGGGAGCTGAAGCTGCTGAGTGATACTGTTGATTATTTGGCGGCCAAAACGGATACCAGTGTAGCAGTGGGTATCGGCTTCGGTGAGACGGTGTTCGCAGCGGAGACGAATGCGCATACTGCACTTCGCCAATCCAAGGAGAAAACGGACAAGCGCATCGTTATCATACAGGAGGACGGTGTCATCGTTGAGTCGGCTGATCAGGATGACAAGCTGGTCTATTCGTTCCGGACAAATGATCAGGAAATTATGGCCAAGCTGAAAACCAGCGGAATTAGCGTCAAAACATTCAATAAAGTAGTTGCGCTGGTCCGGCGGATGGGCTGGGAAAGCTTTACTGCCAAGGACTTGGCGGTCCAGCTGCAAATGACCGAACGCAATGCCCGGCGGATTATGACAGAATTGTCCGAGGCGGGGCTTGTTGACTCCGCCGGCGAGGAAGCACCGGGAGTACGCGGCAGACCCATTAAAATATACCGGTTCAAGTAG
- a CDS encoding SRPBCC domain-containing protein: MTNQMVSRVEDKSLILEREFNAPRELVFQAFSQAEHLKHWWGPRGWSLPVCHIDFREGGVWHYCMKCEDKNQGDFYGMESWGKAVYREITEPEKIVYVDYFSDAEGNVNEDLAETLVTLTFTQTDSGTLVICRSDYATPEDLKQVMDMGMLQGITETWNRLVEHLANIR; this comes from the coding sequence ATGACTAATCAAATGGTATCCAGAGTAGAGGACAAATCGCTTATTCTTGAACGTGAATTCAATGCTCCGCGTGAGCTGGTCTTTCAGGCCTTCTCACAGGCGGAGCACCTGAAGCACTGGTGGGGGCCGCGCGGCTGGAGTCTTCCGGTATGCCATATCGATTTCCGCGAAGGCGGAGTCTGGCATTACTGTATGAAATGCGAGGACAAGAATCAGGGCGATTTCTATGGAATGGAATCCTGGGGCAAGGCCGTGTACCGCGAGATCACCGAGCCTGAGAAGATTGTCTATGTGGATTATTTCTCTGATGCCGAGGGCAATGTAAACGAAGATTTGGCAGAGACGCTGGTAACACTGACCTTCACCCAAACGGACAGCGGGACACTAGTCATTTGCCGCTCGGATTATGCAACCCCCGAAGACCTGAAGCAGGTCATGGATATGGGCATGCTCCAAGGCATCACGGAAACCTGGAACAGACTGGTTGAGCATTTGGCAAACATACGTTAG
- a CDS encoding MogA/MoaB family molybdenum cofactor biosynthesis protein: MAWKTAILTASDKGSRGEREDTSAQVIRELVEEELGGEIIEVRIVPDEQDEIIAALIELTDYFKADLVLTTGGTDLAIRDVTPEATRRVIEREVPGLSEAMRSTVMQKNRAVMLFRGICGIRGRTLIVNLPGTPKGVHENLAAIMDQLPEALLMVTGQYRQ, from the coding sequence ATGGCGTGGAAAACAGCAATCCTGACGGCCAGCGATAAAGGGTCCAGGGGCGAACGGGAAGACACCAGCGCCCAGGTTATTCGGGAGCTGGTGGAAGAAGAGCTTGGCGGTGAGATCATTGAGGTCAGGATCGTGCCGGACGAGCAGGATGAGATTATTGCCGCATTGATTGAGCTTACGGATTATTTCAAGGCCGATCTGGTGCTGACTACAGGAGGAACCGATCTGGCAATCCGTGATGTTACACCGGAAGCCACCCGGCGAGTGATCGAACGGGAGGTGCCGGGCCTTTCGGAAGCGATGCGGAGTACAGTAATGCAAAAGAACCGCGCGGTGATGCTTTTCCGCGGCATTTGCGGAATCCGCGGAAGAACGCTGATTGTCAATCTACCGGGTACTCCGAAAGGTGTGCATGAGAATCTCGCAGCGATTATGGATCAGCTGCCGGAAGCACTGCTGATGGTCACCGGCCAGTATCGTCAATAA
- a CDS encoding MFS transporter, producing MRKVLGSNWVLALLFLGWSLGNLDRYVMNYAVLTITEDLSLSATSTGILLSSFFAGYAIMQMPGGWLADKFGSRKVLILSVVLWSIFTAMTGAAWSLGSILIIRFLFGMGEGGFQPAASKLIAGVFPQEKRARAMSIILTSGGLMAFITPIFSAYVLDSIGWRHMFVYIGFVGIIIAVLYGKFIYNPQQAAGAEAVGNPAKAPKSGFGQLFKTPMMWSLLIAYFCIYAVNWGLASWMPTYLSDVRGLSMKSLGLLQMIPSVASFAGLFAGGYLLDKMTGGKERYAGAFSCAVIGAMLYLMFNASSVEGFIIYQSVTSIFLAFVLILLPAIVLKKIPAASTGSAMGMVNTGGQLAGFIAPMAIGFMVDAFKGSYEAAFWMLIGFTLVCTVALLSLNLNKGGDPEEKLTLAETNG from the coding sequence ATGCGGAAGGTGCTAGGCAGCAATTGGGTGTTGGCATTGTTATTTTTGGGATGGTCCTTAGGAAATCTGGACCGGTACGTAATGAATTACGCAGTGCTGACGATTACGGAAGATTTAAGCCTCAGTGCTACATCGACGGGAATTTTGCTTAGCTCCTTTTTTGCCGGTTATGCCATTATGCAGATGCCCGGGGGCTGGCTCGCCGACAAGTTTGGTTCAAGGAAGGTACTGATCCTTTCTGTTGTGTTGTGGTCGATCTTTACGGCAATGACAGGCGCAGCCTGGTCACTTGGTTCCATCCTGATCATCCGCTTCCTGTTCGGGATGGGAGAAGGCGGCTTCCAGCCCGCTGCTTCGAAGCTTATTGCAGGTGTCTTTCCGCAGGAGAAGCGGGCCAGAGCGATGTCGATTATATTGACCTCAGGCGGTCTTATGGCCTTTATTACGCCGATTTTCTCAGCTTATGTACTGGATTCGATAGGCTGGCGCCATATGTTCGTGTACATAGGCTTCGTGGGGATTATCATCGCGGTCCTGTATGGGAAGTTTATCTACAATCCGCAACAGGCAGCTGGCGCCGAAGCTGTGGGGAATCCTGCGAAAGCCCCGAAGTCAGGGTTCGGCCAGCTGTTCAAAACCCCCATGATGTGGAGCCTGCTGATCGCCTATTTCTGTATTTATGCTGTGAACTGGGGGTTGGCCAGCTGGATGCCGACTTATCTGTCGGATGTCCGCGGTCTTTCCATGAAATCGCTTGGCCTGCTCCAGATGATTCCGAGTGTCGCTTCGTTTGCCGGACTTTTTGCAGGGGGATATTTGCTCGATAAGATGACTGGAGGAAAGGAACGGTATGCCGGTGCATTTTCCTGTGCTGTAATTGGGGCCATGCTCTACCTTATGTTTAATGCCTCTAGTGTGGAAGGATTTATTATTTACCAATCGGTTACAAGTATTTTTCTTGCCTTTGTGCTTATTCTGCTGCCGGCGATCGTGCTGAAAAAAATCCCGGCGGCTTCGACCGGTTCCGCGATGGGGATGGTCAATACCGGAGGTCAGCTGGCCGGTTTTATTGCACCTATGGCCATCGGTTTCATGGTTGATGCATTTAAGGGCTCCTATGAAGCGGCTTTCTGGATGCTGATCGGGTTTACACTCGTCTGTACTGTGGCGTTGCTCAGCTTGAACCTCAACAAAGGTGGGGATCCGGAGGAAAAGCTGACACTGGCCGAAACCAATGGCTAA
- the tatC gene encoding twin-arginine translocase subunit TatC — protein MSLEAEEMSVVDHLTELRRRIIYVLIVFVAGLIGGLFVAKPIYLYLIHADQAEGFVLHAFSFWDGIGMYMKIAMAVSLAVSLPFIVYQLWAFISPGLRPLERSAALRYVPYVFVLFILGILFAYYIVFPMALSFTITITRSMGLMETYGIAEYFSFMFSLCIPLALLFELPLIVMFLTKLRILNPLRLRRMRRYAYFALVFIAVVITPPDFISDFLVTIPLLVLYEFSVFLSAFVYRKQLAEDAKREARYVKQEEL, from the coding sequence ATGTCTCTGGAAGCGGAAGAAATGTCAGTGGTTGATCATCTTACCGAACTGCGCAGACGGATTATCTATGTGCTGATTGTGTTTGTGGCCGGTCTTATCGGCGGACTGTTCGTCGCCAAACCAATTTATCTTTATCTGATTCATGCCGATCAGGCGGAGGGCTTTGTCTTACATGCCTTCTCCTTCTGGGACGGCATCGGCATGTATATGAAGATCGCCATGGCGGTCTCTCTGGCAGTCTCTTTGCCGTTCATTGTCTATCAGCTGTGGGCGTTTATCAGCCCCGGGCTGCGGCCCCTGGAGCGTAGCGCGGCGCTGCGGTATGTGCCGTATGTGTTTGTGCTGTTTATACTGGGCATATTGTTTGCCTATTACATTGTGTTTCCCATGGCGCTGTCATTCACGATCACAATTACCCGCAGCATGGGGCTTATGGAGACGTACGGGATTGCCGAATATTTCAGCTTCATGTTCAGCCTGTGCATTCCGTTGGCGCTTCTGTTTGAGCTGCCGCTGATTGTCATGTTCTTGACAAAGCTGAGAATTCTCAATCCGCTGCGCCTGCGCCGGATGCGGCGTTATGCCTATTTCGCGCTTGTCTTTATCGCCGTGGTGATTACGCCGCCTGATTTCATCTCGGACTTTCTTGTAACTATTCCGCTGCTTGTGCTGTATGAGTTCAGTGTATTTCTCTCAGCCTTCGTCTACCGCAAACAGCTGGCGGAGGATGCCAAGCGGGAAGCGCGTTATGTTAAGCAAGAGGAGCTCTGA